In Salarias fasciatus chromosome 20, fSalaFa1.1, whole genome shotgun sequence, a single window of DNA contains:
- the LOC115408182 gene encoding zinc finger protein OZF-like has protein sequence MSSGQALREFINERLTAAAGEIFTVFQQTIVQYEEEIDRQRRLLEMILKPQIKLHRIAELPRHHGCREEQLFKQEANYCPEQREPEPPQTEEEQELRGLVLLSEKQKEPEPPQIKAQQQKTGLQQFKEEHEEPEPLQTEMHEEAGTSQEGQRQIVIPLQSDSFKFPSIKDESYLSEPEEVSETEQFLSQDSEVHHVKKHRDSESAVNAELKEIGMFHSDVVENLPESEKQDECGKLPCEETCGEIIQKKHETCQNLGTVNPASEKNTEYEKLKEYSCKICGDSFRQHGNLMTHMKIHRSEKPHPGETCDRSLSQLNCLTSHMKSHTGEKPYSCLICGKSSSSNSSLRIHMRVHTGDKPYSCLTCGELCSERSSLLRHLKTHKGMKS, from the exons atgagttcaggccaggctttgagagagtttatcaacgagcgactcacagctgctgctggagaaatcttcaccgtgtttcaacaaactatcgtccagtacgaggaggagattgacCGACAGCGCAGATTGTTGGAAATGATCTTGAAAcctcaaatcaagttacacagaataGCAG agctcccaCGACACCATGGGtgtagagaggagcagctctttaaacaggaagccAACTACtgtccagagcagagagaaccagaacctccacaaaCCGAAGAGGAACAAGAACTACGTGGACTTGTGCTGTTAAGTGAGAAACAgaaggaaccagaacctccacagatcaaagcgCAACAGCAAAAAACAGGACTTCAGCAGTTTAAAGAGGAACACGAGGAACCAGAACCTTTACAGACTGAGATGCACGAGGAAGCCGGTACCAGCCAGGAGGGACAGCGGCAAATTGTGATTCCTTTACAAAGTGATTCCTTTAAGTTTCCTTCTATTAAGGATGAAAGTtacctgagtgaaccagaagaagtTTCAGAGactgagcagttcctctctcaggactctgaagtccaccatgtgaAAAAACACCGGGACTCAGAATCAGCTGTAAATGCAGAGCTGAAAGAAATCGGCATGTTTCATAGTGACGTTGTGGAGAACCTTCctgagtcagagaagcaggatgaATGTGGAAAACTTCCCTGTGAGGAAACATGTGGTGAAATTATCCAGAAAAAACATGAGACGTGTCAGAACCTAGGCACTGTCAATCCTGCGTCAGAGAAAAATACTGaatatgaaaaactgaaagagtATTCTTGTAAAATATGTGGGGACAGTTTCCGGCAACACGGTAATTTGATGACTCACATGAAAATTCACAGAAGTGAGAAGCCGCATCCTGGTGAAACATGTGATAGAAGTTTAAGTCAGCTGAATTGCTTGACGAGTCACATGAaaagtcacacaggtgagaagccttattcttgtctaatatgtgggaaaagttccagcagtaacagtagtttGAGGATTCACATGAGGGTTCACACAGGCGACAAGCCGTATTCCTGCCTAACGTGTGGGGAACTCTGCAGTGAACGGAGTAGCTTGTTGCGCCACTTGAAAACTCACAAGGGGATGAAGTCTTGA
- the LOC115408180 gene encoding zinc finger protein 75A-like, protein MQEASEDDPRGSGARGAEESPQRHTGTQKTSSSLEQDEHEAPHIKEEEDLVEVTVTDGERDNSHNSVRDLTTQRLTAAAVEIFAMVEQTVVQYEEEIDRQRRLLEIDWNPQIKLHRTELLQSRDSREEQLFKEETNYCLVQRQSESPSIREKQEEPGLLQPKVEQEELEPPQIQDLKEAGLLQIKEEEEEPEPPQIEELGTSRGGEQLILKFESDSFKVPSVEDQPYLSEPEEVSDTEQFLHRDSEVHHVKKHLDSESAVNAELKKISMFHSDGVENFPESEKQDECEKLLYEEACGKKRQICQNVGTVSDKKKRICEICGKYFNQHKELLIHMRTHTGEKPYSCEACGKSFSQQGNLMTHMRTHTGEKPYSCKTCLKSFSQKSNLLRHMRTHR, encoded by the exons ATGCAGGAGGCTTCAGAAGACGACCCTCGGGGATCCGGGGCGAGGGGGGCTGAAG agagtccacagcgaCACACTGGTACCCAGAAGACgagctccagtctggagcaggacgaacatgaagctccacacattaaagaggaggaggatcttgtTGAGGTGACTGTTACTGATGGAGAAAGAGACAATTCTCACAACTCTGTGAGGGACTTGACCacccagagactgactgctgctgctgtggaaatattcGCCATGGTTGAACAAACTGTCGTCCAGTATGAAGAGGAGATTGATCGACAGCGCAGACTTCTGGAAATCGACTGGAATcctcaaatcaagttacacagaacag AGCTCCTACAGAGCCGTGACagtagagaggagcagctctttaaagaGGAAACAAACTACTGCCTTGTGCAGCGACAATCAGAATCTCCATCAATCAGAGagaaacaagaagaaccaggacttctacaGCCTAAAGTGGAACAAGAGGAACTGGAACCTCCACAGATCCAAGATCTAAAAGAAGCAGGACTTCTACAgattaaagaggaggaagaggaaccagaacctccacagattgAGGAACTGGGGACCAGCCGTGGGGGAGAGCAGCTCAtactgaagtttgaaagtgattcctttaaggttccttctgttgaggatcaGCCTtacctgagtgaaccagaagaagtTTCAGACACTGAGCAGTTCCTCCATcgggactctgaagtccaccatgtgaAAAAACATCTGGACTCAGAATCAGCTGTAAatgcagagctgaaaaaaatcagcatgTTTCATAGTGACGGTGTGGAGAACTTTCctgagtcagagaagcaggatgaATGTGAAAAACTTCTGTATGAGGAAGCATGTGGTAAAAAGCGTCAAATATGTCAGAATGTAGGAACTGTCTctgacaagaagaaaagaatTTGTGAAATCTGTGGTAAGTATTTCAATCAACACAAGGAATTAttgatccacatgagaactcacacgggtgagaagccgtattcttgtgaagcatgtgggaaaagtttcagtcaacagggTAATTTGATGactcacatgagaactcacacaggcgagaagccgtattcttgtaaaacatgtttgaaaagtttcagtcaaaagagtaatttgttgcgccacatgagaactcacaggtga